A segment of the Aureliella helgolandensis genome:
TATAGATAGTTGAAAAGTTGCACAGACGCGGTATACGCCCCCATTCGCTCCCCCAGCTGCTGTGCAACTATCAAATGTGAACGCGATCTAACTAGAACCGATATGACGCATTTTTTTGCCTGAGTGCTCATTTGATCAATTTAAAAATCATCTCACGCAAGTCATCATTGCTAAAAACTCGTGTGCCATCACGAGTATTCTATCCATACGCATTATGTGGCCGCGCATTGAAGTCTATCGGAATACAAACAAGTTTTTCTTATAGTTTAGCGCAGTCCCTTCCCTCGAAAATAACGATGATCGAGTGCAAGCTCTTTCAAGGGAAACCGCTCGCAGAGAAACTTCGCTCTCTGGAGGAATTGCGAAAACACACGGACAAAATAATTTGGATTGACAATCGCGACAGCGCTGGCAATACCGAATTCGAAGTTCTCCCCTTGGTCGATGCCTATTGGAAAGGCCAACTCTATTCGGACTTAGAAGTCTACAACCGCGAATTGATCTGCAACCGTCTCCATTCCGATTTCTTCGTGCGGCATTATGGGATCGACGACCTTCAATTCACCCCCGGAGTACCGCTCCCGGCTTCCCCCGAAGAACGCCACAAAATAGAGCTCGGGTGGAACGTTGGTTTTGGGAACTACTTGAATCTGGGTAGTGTTGAAGAAATGCTAAAGCTCTACATTCTAAAAACCGCACCACTTCCAAGATTCATCGATGCATGCAGCCCTAGAGATATTGATGTGCATTGTCGTTTTAGAGGCGGTGGCGAACCAGTCTACCAACGACACCGTGCCGATATGCGGCAGCGCATAAGCGACATGCCGATTGAATCTACCAGTGAAACCCCAGTGCCGCGAAAGCAGTTTGTGCAAGAAATGCGGCGTGCTAAGATCGTCGTCAGCCCCTTTGGATGGGGTGAAATATGCTACCGCGATTTTGAAGCAGTACTCAATGGTGCCTGCTTGGTCAAACCCAGCGTGTCCCATCTTTCGACCTGGCCCAACATTTTTCATGAGCACGAATCCTACGTTCCCGTTCGATGGGATCTAGCCGATTTAAGCGATACCATACGCGAATTGCTCGACGATTCCGACCGCAGACTGCAGATTGCCCAATCTGCTCAAGCAACTCTGCAAGAGGTCTATAGCGAACGAGGGCTAGCGAATTTCACGAACCTTCAAAGTGATCGCCTCACTGCGTTGATTCACAAAACCACGACCGACCGGAGTATTCTCCCTAGATGAACTTGACCGCTCTTGTCTGGTTTGCTTGTTTCGTTGGGTTGTCGCTGGCTTCCTTACGACGCCCAATCTATGCATCTCTTGCCAACTCCATGGTCTTTTTTGCAAGTCCCGCCTTCTGGTGGTTTGGTGGAGGCATGCTGCGTTCGATGACTCTGCGTTGGAGCTTGGTATCCGCCTGCGTAATGATTATTGCCAACGTGATCCATTGGAATTCACGAAGAGAGTCGACCGATGCCTCCAAGCGCCTACTGTTCCTCTTCGGTGCAATTGCGATCAACGCCTTTTTCGTCAACGCGATGTTGGCAGATTACCCTCCCGAAAGCAGCAAAGTGTTCGACATTTTGTGGAAGGGCTGCTTGGCGTCCGCATTGTTGTTATTCAGTATACGAACGGAGCAGGATGTTGAGCTGTTTCTCTTCTCCATTGTCCTAGGCTGTGGCTTTGTCGGGTACGAAGTGGTTTTTGCGGGACAAGGTTCCATTGAACGAGGAAGACTTGAGGGATTTAGCTTTCCAGGTGCTCAGGGTGCAAATGGAGGATCTGCCGTACTATCGCTCGGTCTCCCCCTCGCCGGTTATTTTATTATTTCAATGCGAAATCAGTTCTACGCCATCGCATCACTCCTGTGTGCTCCTCTAATTCTTGAGACAATTCTGAGATGCAATAGCCGTGGAGCTTATCTGGGGCTGATCGCTGCAGGTATTACCATCTTAGCTTTGGCGCGGGGAGCGGCCCGCAAGCGTGCCATTATTCTATGCACACTTGGAGTAGTTGCCGTTCTAACCATGGCGCAGAACGATGCCATTTGGGAGCGTTTCAATTCCATCTTTGCATCCGAAGAAGAACGAGATGGTTCTGCTAGTGAGCGACTGCTCTATTGGAAGGCCGCCCTCCATATGATTGGCGATTATCCATTGGGATCTGGCGGAGAGGCGGCTTTCACAAGTCCACGCGGTGTAGAATACATCCGACATTTTCGCCCCGAATTCCGCTCCGTCCATAATGGTCCACTCGATATCGCTGCAGGCTGGGGAATCCAAGGCTTGCTACTGCTCCTAACTGCAATTGCAAGTAGTACGTGGCTAGCGGTACGAACTGCTTTTCATTACTCCCACGCGGGAGATTCCAATCGCGCTTTGCTGGGAGTCGTATTGCTAGCGGTAGTCGTAGACCAATTTGTGTGCGCCTTCTTCACCAGTGTTCTTGACGGTGAATGGTTTCTATGGCTGGCGGTATGCTGCACCGCCTTTGCGGGAATAGCTATGGATCCATCGAATCTAGAAGAAGAGCTAGAAACGCCAGCGGAGAAGGGCATCCCGTAGTGCGCGCCGTTGCGTTCCATTATGGTGCCTATTTGGATTCAGTTGACTCTGTGAAGTAACGGTGCAAAAGGCAAGCAGATCCGAACCTCCCCAAGATGCATTGGCTTCAGTCACTTGCGTTTCATATGCTGGTTCTCCCGGTCTTAATGCAATAGAGCATTGGCCTGTCAGCCCTCTACTGACACCTCGACGTCCCTCACGCATGCGCAGCCAGGCAGGCATGTTTCCCAGCCGCGGATGACTTCAGCCCTTCCAACTCCTATAGTTGCATGTCCGAAATCTCTCACTCAATCGTCCCCGTGAACTCCAACTCTCACCTTGCGATGATCGTCGCTTTCAATTTCCCGCCCTGTGCAAGTGCGGGAGTCCACCGAACACTCCGTTTCACTCGACTGCTCCGGGAGCGAGAGTGGAACTCGGTAATTCTTACCGCAACCCCCAATGCTGACTCACAGATTGACTCGAAGCTGTTGCAGCTTGTTCCAACCGGCATCGACGTCCAGCAAGTAGACCTAATTCGCATTGAAGAAGTCGTTAAAAACCGTTTGCGCAAGGCCTATCGCCGCCCGATGACGCAGGCGAAAAGCCAAACAACACGTCCTTGCGATGCTTCGTCTAAGGCCCCCTCCCGACGTATTGTTAGTTCAACCATATCGCGTCTTCGCAAGCAGATTACCGAATTATGCTTTGCGATTCCTGACAATCGCATTGGTTGGAGAAAAAAT
Coding sequences within it:
- a CDS encoding glycosyltransferase is translated as MIECKLFQGKPLAEKLRSLEELRKHTDKIIWIDNRDSAGNTEFEVLPLVDAYWKGQLYSDLEVYNRELICNRLHSDFFVRHYGIDDLQFTPGVPLPASPEERHKIELGWNVGFGNYLNLGSVEEMLKLYILKTAPLPRFIDACSPRDIDVHCRFRGGGEPVYQRHRADMRQRISDMPIESTSETPVPRKQFVQEMRRAKIVVSPFGWGEICYRDFEAVLNGACLVKPSVSHLSTWPNIFHEHESYVPVRWDLADLSDTIRELLDDSDRRLQIAQSAQATLQEVYSERGLANFTNLQSDRLTALIHKTTTDRSILPR
- a CDS encoding O-antigen ligase family protein, giving the protein MNLTALVWFACFVGLSLASLRRPIYASLANSMVFFASPAFWWFGGGMLRSMTLRWSLVSACVMIIANVIHWNSRRESTDASKRLLFLFGAIAINAFFVNAMLADYPPESSKVFDILWKGCLASALLLFSIRTEQDVELFLFSIVLGCGFVGYEVVFAGQGSIERGRLEGFSFPGAQGANGGSAVLSLGLPLAGYFIISMRNQFYAIASLLCAPLILETILRCNSRGAYLGLIAAGITILALARGAARKRAIILCTLGVVAVLTMAQNDAIWERFNSIFASEEERDGSASERLLYWKAALHMIGDYPLGSGGEAAFTSPRGVEYIRHFRPEFRSVHNGPLDIAAGWGIQGLLLLLTAIASSTWLAVRTAFHYSHAGDSNRALLGVVLLAVVVDQFVCAFFTSVLDGEWFLWLAVCCTAFAGIAMDPSNLEEELETPAEKGIP